One Cucumis sativus cultivar 9930 chromosome 1, Cucumber_9930_V3, whole genome shotgun sequence DNA segment encodes these proteins:
- the LOC116404670 gene encoding NAD-dependent malic enzyme 59 kDa isoform, mitochondrial-like isoform X2 yields MILFDLLELRSPTIFMFCLFLHHFFKAVQLEFHLQVDMIVLTDGSRILGLGDLGVQGIGIPRLEGEEYLSIVDDFMEAVHTCWPKAIVQFEDFQMKWPFETLQRYRKRFCMFNDDIQGTAGVALVGLLGTVRAQGRPLSDFVNQKIVVVGAGSAGLGVLNMTIQAVSRMAGNNDSSLLYQKQRRKGRDHKKSMVESIRQGVENYNSVFVFTVENMRNLKFKELREQLKSASRQVLLSEFCII; encoded by the exons ATGATCCTCTTT GATTTATTGGAGTTGAGGAGTCCCACAATCTTTATGTTCTGTTTGTTTCTCCATCACTTTTTCAAGGCTGTTCAATTGGAGTTCCATCTTCAG GTTGACATGATTGTCTTGACAGATGGAAGTCGTATTCTTGGCCTCGGTGACCTTGGAGTTCAGGGAATAGGAATACCTAGATTGGAGGGAGAAGAGTATCTATCAATTGTTGATGATTTTATGGAAGCCGTGCATACATGTTGGCCTAAAGCTATTGTTCAG TTTGaggattttcaaatgaaatggcCTTTTGAAACATTACAACGTTATCGTAAGAGGTTCTGCATGTTCAACGATGACATACAA gGAACTGCTGGTGTTGCTCTCGTTGGACTATTGGGAACTGTGAGAGCTCAAGGGCGGCCATTGAGTGATTTTGTTAACCAAAAGATAGTAGTGGTAGGGGCTGGAAG TGCAGGGCTCGGTGTTCTTAACATGACTATTCAGGCTGTTTCGAGAATGGCAGGGAACAACGATTCTAGT TTACtttatcaaaaacaaagaagaaaaggaagggacCACAAGAAATCAATGGTGGAATCGATCAGGCAGGGTGTGGAAAATTACAactcagtttttgttttcactgTTGAGAACATGAGAAACCTCAAGTTCAAGGAACTCAGGGAGCAGCTGAAGTCAGCTAGCAGGCAAGTTCTACTTTCTGAATTCTGTATTATTTAA
- the LOC116404670 gene encoding NAD-dependent malic enzyme 59 kDa isoform, mitochondrial-like isoform X1, with translation MLFHLLTHFSIAGFIGVEESHNLYVLFVSPSLFQGCSIGVPSSDGSRILGLGDLGVQGIGIPRLEGEEYLSIVDDFMEAVHTCWPKAIVQFEDFQMKWPFETLQRYRKRFCMFNDDIQGTAGVALVGLLGTVRAQGRPLSDFVNQKIVVVGAGSAGLGVLNMTIQAVSRMAGNNDSSLLYQKQRRKGRDHKKSMVESIRQGVENYNSVFVFTVENMRNLKFKELREQLKSASRQVLLSEFCII, from the exons ATGCTTTTCCACCTTCTAACCCATTTTTCCATTGCAGGATTTATTGGAGTTGAGGAGTCCCACAATCTTTATGTTCTGTTTGTTTCTCCATCACTTTTTCAAGGCTGTTCAATTGGAGTTCCATCTTCAG ATGGAAGTCGTATTCTTGGCCTCGGTGACCTTGGAGTTCAGGGAATAGGAATACCTAGATTGGAGGGAGAAGAGTATCTATCAATTGTTGATGATTTTATGGAAGCCGTGCATACATGTTGGCCTAAAGCTATTGTTCAG TTTGaggattttcaaatgaaatggcCTTTTGAAACATTACAACGTTATCGTAAGAGGTTCTGCATGTTCAACGATGACATACAA gGAACTGCTGGTGTTGCTCTCGTTGGACTATTGGGAACTGTGAGAGCTCAAGGGCGGCCATTGAGTGATTTTGTTAACCAAAAGATAGTAGTGGTAGGGGCTGGAAG TGCAGGGCTCGGTGTTCTTAACATGACTATTCAGGCTGTTTCGAGAATGGCAGGGAACAACGATTCTAGT TTACtttatcaaaaacaaagaagaaaaggaagggacCACAAGAAATCAATGGTGGAATCGATCAGGCAGGGTGTGGAAAATTACAactcagtttttgttttcactgTTGAGAACATGAGAAACCTCAAGTTCAAGGAACTCAGGGAGCAGCTGAAGTCAGCTAGCAGGCAAGTTCTACTTTCTGAATTCTGTATTATTTAA
- the LOC116404670 gene encoding NAD-dependent malic enzyme 62 kDa isoform, mitochondrial-like isoform X3, with product MLFHLLTHFSIAGFIGVEESHNLYVLFVSPSLFQGCSIGVPSSDGSRILGLGDLGVQGIGIPRLEGEEYLSIVDDFMEAVHTCWPKAIVQGTAGVALVGLLGTVRAQGRPLSDFVNQKIVVVGAGSAGLGVLNMTIQAVSRMAGNNDSSLLYQKQRRKGRDHKKSMVESIRQGVENYNSVFVFTVENMRNLKFKELREQLKSASRQVLLSEFCII from the exons ATGCTTTTCCACCTTCTAACCCATTTTTCCATTGCAGGATTTATTGGAGTTGAGGAGTCCCACAATCTTTATGTTCTGTTTGTTTCTCCATCACTTTTTCAAGGCTGTTCAATTGGAGTTCCATCTTCAG ATGGAAGTCGTATTCTTGGCCTCGGTGACCTTGGAGTTCAGGGAATAGGAATACCTAGATTGGAGGGAGAAGAGTATCTATCAATTGTTGATGATTTTATGGAAGCCGTGCATACATGTTGGCCTAAAGCTATTGTTCAG gGAACTGCTGGTGTTGCTCTCGTTGGACTATTGGGAACTGTGAGAGCTCAAGGGCGGCCATTGAGTGATTTTGTTAACCAAAAGATAGTAGTGGTAGGGGCTGGAAG TGCAGGGCTCGGTGTTCTTAACATGACTATTCAGGCTGTTTCGAGAATGGCAGGGAACAACGATTCTAGT TTACtttatcaaaaacaaagaagaaaaggaagggacCACAAGAAATCAATGGTGGAATCGATCAGGCAGGGTGTGGAAAATTACAactcagtttttgttttcactgTTGAGAACATGAGAAACCTCAAGTTCAAGGAACTCAGGGAGCAGCTGAAGTCAGCTAGCAGGCAAGTTCTACTTTCTGAATTCTGTATTATTTAA